In Embleya scabrispora, the DNA window GACCTTCCAGATCGCGTCGGCCGACCCGGTGTTGTCCGCCGGGTCGGTGGCGCTCACCCGCAGGGTGTGCGGGCCGACCGCCAACCCCTCGCCGCGCCACGGGGACGTGCACGGCGCGGCTTCCCCCTGGTCGAGGGCGCAGGTCACGGTCGCGGCCGGGTCGTCGACGGTGAAGGCCACGGCGGCCTGACGGTCCGACCCCTCGGCCGGGGGCGTCGAGGTCAGGGCGACCACCGGGGCGAGTGCGTCCGGGCCGGTGACGCGGCGCACCCGCTGCGCGTCGGGTTCGGTCAGGTACACGTGCCCGGACGCATCCACCGCCAGCCCGGAACCGCCGTACACCGAGGCGGTCGTGGCGGGCAGGCCGTCGCCGGCATAGGCCGGTGTGCCGTTCCCGGCGAACGCGGTGAGAGTGCCGGTGGTCGGGTCGAGTACCCGGATCCGGCCGGTCTCGGAGACGTACACCCGGCCGTCCGGGCCCACGGCGACACCCGCGACGTCGACCGACTCCGTCGCGATCGTGGGCCCGCCCGCGCCCTGCGGGCCGCCGCCGGCGACCGTGGTGACGATCCCGTCGACGCCGATGCGGCGCAGGCGGGCGTTGCCGGTGTCGGCGACGTAGACCTCGCCCGCCGAGGAGATCGCCAGCCTGCTGCCGGCCCGGAAGGCGAACCAGGTCTCGGTCGCCGGCCCGCCGTCACCGCCGTAGCCGTCGCCGCCCCGGCCGGCGAACCCGGTGACGATGCCTCGCGCAGGGTCGATGCTGCGGATCCGGCCGACGCCGGCGTCCAGGGCGAGTACCGCGCCGTCGGGCCCGACGGCGACCGCGACGGGGCGTACGAGTGCGGCGTCGACCGCCGGTCCGCCGTCGCCGGTGTCGTCCGCGGCACCGGTGCCCATGACCGTGCTGATGAGGCCGTCGGCCGCGGCGACCCGGCGGATCCGCCTGCTGCCGGTATCGGCGATGTACAGGTCGCCGTTCGGCGCGACGGCCACCGCCGAGGGGTCGCGCAGGGACGCCGAGACGGCCGCGCCGCCGTCACCGGCGAACGCGCGGATGCCGTTGCCGGCGACCGTCGCGATGGTCCTCTTCGCCGCGTCGATCCGACGTACACGCTGATTGGCGGCGTCGACCACGAAGACGTTGCCCGCCGCGTCCGTGGCGACGGCGCCCGGCCGCGCGAGGTCGGCGGCCGCGGCCGGTCCGCCGTCGCCGGTGAACCCGCGCGTACCGGTGCCGGCGACGGTGGTGATCCGGCCGGGCACCAGGCGCGGATCGGCGGCGGTGACCACGACCGGAGCCGAGGCTGCGGAGGGCTCGGAGACGCCCGCCGCGTTCACCGCGCGCACGACGAACGTGTAGGCGTCGCCCGGTGCCAGACCGGTGATCCTCGCCGGAGCGACCGTCACCTCCACGACGCGCCCACCGGGGATGACCTCGACGCGGTAGCCGGTGACGGGGCTGCCGCCGTCGGAGGTCGGCGCGGTCCAGCCGACGATCGCCTCGCGGACGCCACCACGCGCGGAGACCGCGGTCGGCGCCCCGGGCACGCGCGAGTCGGGCGCGGCGGGCACGACCGGATTGCTCGCCGCCGAGGGCGCGGACTCACCCGCGCCGTTGAGCGCACGCACGGTGAACGTGTAGGACCGGCCCGGCGTCAGGGCCCGGACCGTGGCGGAGGTGACACCGGCGTCCACCCGGGTGCGGGCACCGCTCGGCGCGGCCTCGACCACGTATCCGGTCACCGGATTGGGGCCGGTCGACGCCGACCACGACACCGTGGCGGCGGCGAGTCCGGCCGTCGCGGTCACCGTCGCGGGGGGTTGCGGCAGGCCGACCGGGGGCGAGGCGCAGCACACGACGTCCCAGTCGGGTGCCTGGCGCGGTCGCGGAGTGACGTCGCCGAGTCTGGTCTCGACGTAGCGCCAGCCGTCCATCGTCCCGTCGGTCGGCCGCCGCCCGGCCGGGCCGATGCCCGCGTACGCCCAGCCCGGTCCCTTCGCCGGCTCGTGCAGCCAATAAGACCAATAGCGGATGATCCCGCCCGGCAACGTCTCGGCGCAGCCCTCGGCCGGGTAGCCGTCGATGGCGCACACCAGACCGGAGGCGTTGGTGCGCAGGGTGTGCCCGGTCCGGGTCAACAGGTCCAGGCCGCTGACCGCTGGGCCGCTCGCGCCGCGCAGCGGCGTCACACAGGTCCAGGTCAGCGCGGGGACGGGGCGGGGGCCGGCGAGCGGGTCGTCGACGGCGCCGAAGTCCAGCACCAGCCCGGCCCGATCGCCCGACGGACAGGCTTCGGGACCGGCGGCCCGTACCGGAAGGGCGCCAACGAGGCCGAGCAGAACGAGGATCGCCGTCAGCACCGCGACGCTCGCCGCGCCGCGCCGATCGGCGGGAGGCGTGCGCGGCGGGCATGCCCATTCCGCGTCTTCGGCAGACGTGCTCACGGCCGTTCCTTCCCCCACCGGATTCGTGGCAGAGGAAGCGACCCGTGAACCGGGGCAACCGGTCGTCCGGGCTCTTCGCTGTCCGCAGTCCACGACGGATCTCGACGAAAAAACCGGACCACGGGCAATCCGACTCGCACTCCGCGCGATTGCCCGGAGCGCCTACGGTTGCGGGACAGTGCCGGAGTTCGACCGGCTTTCCCCGAGGAACGGCGCCATGCATCCGACCCCACGGCACTGCCGCCGGGCCGAACGCAGTCACGGTCGCACACGCGCCATGTGTGAGGCAACGGCGCCTTTCGGCCAGGCGGTTCCGGGAACGCGAAGTG includes these proteins:
- a CDS encoding fibronectin type III domain-containing protein translates to MSTSAEDAEWACPPRTPPADRRGAASVAVLTAILVLLGLVGALPVRAAGPEACPSGDRAGLVLDFGAVDDPLAGPRPVPALTWTCVTPLRGASGPAVSGLDLLTRTGHTLRTNASGLVCAIDGYPAEGCAETLPGGIIRYWSYWLHEPAKGPGWAYAGIGPAGRRPTDGTMDGWRYVETRLGDVTPRPRQAPDWDVVCCASPPVGLPQPPATVTATAGLAAATVSWSASTGPNPVTGYVVEAAPSGARTRVDAGVTSATVRALTPGRSYTFTVRALNGAGESAPSAASNPVVPAAPDSRVPGAPTAVSARGGVREAIVGWTAPTSDGGSPVTGYRVEVIPGGRVVEVTVAPARITGLAPGDAYTFVVRAVNAAGVSEPSAASAPVVVTAADPRLVPGRITTVAGTGTRGFTGDGGPAAAADLARPGAVATDAAGNVFVVDAANQRVRRIDAAKRTIATVAGNGIRAFAGDGGAAVSASLRDPSAVAVAPNGDLYIADTGSRRIRRVAAADGLISTVMGTGAADDTGDGGPAVDAALVRPVAVAVGPDGAVLALDAGVGRIRSIDPARGIVTGFAGRGGDGYGGDGGPATETWFAFRAGSRLAISSAGEVYVADTGNARLRRIGVDGIVTTVAGGGPQGAGGPTIATESVDVAGVAVGPDGRVYVSETGRIRVLDPTTGTLTAFAGNGTPAYAGDGLPATTASVYGGSGLAVDASGHVYLTEPDAQRVRRVTGPDALAPVVALTSTPPAEGSDRQAAVAFTVDDPAATVTCALDQGEAAPCTSPWRGEGLAVGPHTLRVSATDPADNTGSADAIWKVVPPATDDPTVTAAAAWLSRELARGDGVLSRAGVPDPGLTTDALLALSAVDPHGATAARVADRLAATATDYVTWDARGKPGVLLAGPLAKLTLALAAQGRDVTSIGGRNADAELRALMTTTGADAGRFADRNPHAPDNANTFGQAYAVLALARSEEGVPDAAIRYLLSTQCGSGGYRLMPGTPTSCTADTDTSALVVQALLTVPRTPPVAASLTRAVGWLLSKQDAAVGAFGGTGPTAAVNANSTGLIAQTLAAVGQRERAGRAADWIRSMALIEGDDAGALAYNADALADARAHGIDDVTRDQWHRSTPQAILGLGLPVFGHIGVGNPTPIEPVVPGDPGPDDPGPGGPNPGGPGPHDRPTALASPTSVRPGERVTVRGSGFGPGMPVTATVGGARIPIELPQARADFAGDVAFTWTVPHDAAGGSYTLDLVDQGNGDTARAGFEVVTATRVGGTGSPSMPVPLSKLPRTGTDPAPLIALALAATTIGTVLRRRARPHDRSGP